A genomic segment from Spongiibacter sp. IMCC21906 encodes:
- a CDS encoding lipid-transfer protein — translation MSKAFIAGVGMVKFTKPGKSEEYDVLGAQAARAALDDAGIDYQEVQQAYAGFVFGDTCSGQTALYSVGLTGIPIINVNNACATGSTALFLARQAVESGAVDVALAVGFDQMPSGALASSTSDRKATTARLDKTVSLIQGWDDKAMQAAQYFGGAGREYMEKYGASAELFGRVSVKARDHARRNPYAMFTDPLSLEQVMSSPAIFGPLTRLMCCPPTCGGAAVLVVSERYAQRKGLKNLIEIAGMALTTDTDASFSSGSMINAIGADASRRAAASAYEQSGVSPEEIDLVELHDCFSTNEVVSYEALGLCPEGGAEKFVVEGNNTYGGKVVTNPSGGLLSKGHPLGATGLAQITELTWHLRGTAGERQVENANIALQHNIGLGGACVVSVLKRA, via the coding sequence ATGAGCAAAGCATTTATCGCCGGTGTCGGCATGGTGAAATTCACCAAGCCCGGTAAAAGCGAAGAGTACGATGTGCTAGGCGCCCAAGCTGCCCGCGCAGCCTTGGACGACGCCGGAATCGACTATCAAGAAGTTCAACAAGCCTATGCTGGATTTGTGTTTGGTGATACCTGCTCAGGACAAACCGCCTTATATTCTGTTGGCTTGACCGGAATCCCGATCATCAACGTCAACAATGCCTGCGCAACAGGCTCTACCGCATTATTCTTAGCTCGCCAGGCGGTTGAGTCCGGCGCAGTAGATGTAGCCCTCGCAGTTGGGTTTGATCAAATGCCCAGTGGCGCCCTTGCCAGCAGCACCAGTGATCGCAAGGCCACAACTGCACGACTCGACAAAACCGTCAGTCTCATCCAGGGATGGGATGACAAGGCCATGCAAGCCGCTCAGTATTTCGGTGGTGCCGGCCGTGAATATATGGAGAAATACGGCGCTAGCGCTGAACTGTTTGGCCGGGTTTCGGTGAAAGCCCGGGATCATGCCCGCCGCAATCCCTACGCCATGTTCACCGACCCGCTTAGCCTCGAGCAAGTTATGAGTTCACCGGCTATATTCGGCCCCCTCACCCGACTGATGTGCTGCCCACCAACCTGCGGTGGCGCCGCCGTGCTGGTCGTCTCTGAACGCTATGCACAAAGGAAAGGTTTAAAGAACCTTATCGAAATTGCGGGCATGGCCTTAACCACAGACACCGATGCCAGCTTTAGCAGCGGCAGCATGATTAACGCTATTGGAGCTGATGCCAGCAGACGCGCAGCAGCTTCTGCGTATGAACAATCTGGCGTTTCTCCAGAAGAAATTGATTTAGTGGAATTACACGACTGTTTTTCCACTAACGAAGTCGTTAGCTATGAAGCCTTGGGACTGTGCCCAGAAGGAGGCGCAGAAAAATTTGTTGTCGAAGGCAACAATACCTATGGCGGCAAGGTGGTAACCAACCCTTCCGGCGGCCTGCTCTCAAAAGGCCACCCCCTGGGGGCAACAGGCTTAGCGCAAATCACCGAATTGACCTGGCATTTACGTGGCACCGCAGGCGAACGCCAAGTCGAAAACGCCAACATAGCGTTACAACATAACATCGGCCTCGGCGGCGCCTGCGTCGTATCGGTTTTAAAACGAGCTTAA
- a CDS encoding LysR family transcriptional regulator gives MKTLNLQKLLHALIVAQEHSLLAASKKLHITQSALTRSIQSLEDELSIKIFRRKSTGIELTAEGQIIINKASELLSQAGELYADARALSSGARSVLLFGMDPVTADIFLTDTLMDVVKHSNLMQVQVKVESRSTLMSLLQDHSIDFFVADITDFSNIDMRDIHLTQLRQIRGSFYVRQGHPLSNNTKVPLQQIYEYHILTPTNVHESTWESLRWNSIDDEAWQRKRQIVCPNIQSLKEITRRTNAIFATADLNVSTEFETGEFLRIDHQVANHGDLRTLGILSLKASNLSIHSQQVMTDIIEKIRGNNS, from the coding sequence ATGAAGACGCTCAATTTACAAAAACTGCTCCACGCCCTGATTGTTGCCCAAGAGCATTCTCTCCTTGCAGCAAGCAAGAAACTACATATCACCCAATCGGCGCTAACCAGAAGTATTCAGTCTCTGGAAGATGAGCTAAGCATCAAAATATTCAGGCGCAAATCCACAGGAATAGAACTCACCGCTGAGGGTCAAATTATTATCAACAAGGCGAGTGAATTACTCTCTCAAGCCGGAGAGTTGTATGCAGACGCCCGGGCACTAAGCAGTGGCGCACGCAGTGTATTGCTGTTTGGCATGGACCCCGTTACTGCGGACATTTTCCTTACCGATACTTTAATGGATGTTGTTAAACACTCAAACTTAATGCAAGTACAAGTAAAAGTAGAATCAAGAAGCACCTTGATGAGCTTGCTACAAGATCACAGTATTGATTTTTTTGTCGCGGACATTACCGACTTCAGCAATATTGATATGCGGGATATTCACCTCACCCAATTGAGACAGATTCGCGGTAGTTTTTATGTCAGGCAAGGCCATCCGTTGAGCAACAACACCAAGGTTCCACTTCAGCAAATATACGAATACCACATACTGACGCCAACCAACGTTCATGAAAGTACGTGGGAATCACTGCGTTGGAATAGCATCGATGATGAAGCTTGGCAACGAAAACGCCAAATCGTTTGTCCCAACATCCAAAGCCTGAAAGAGATAACACGCCGGACAAACGCGATATTTGCAACCGCAGATCTAAATGTTAGTACCGAATTTGAAACAGGTGAGTTCCTCAGAATCGACCATCAAGTCGCCAATCATGGTGACCTCAGAACACTCGGCATCCTGTCATTAAAAGCCAGTAATCTCAGCATTCATTCCCAACAGGTAATGACAGATATTATCGAGAAAATACGCGGTAACAATAGCTAA
- a CDS encoding alpha/beta hydrolase has protein sequence MIFALACVLLLLSLSSVVSLKYRQLKVWSALYWLLAVTGQLFALPILIIALSLFLTGRDQPGVAIVSAVTALAASLSLLKQLQVRKAVATFAEDLGIATRRDFYYSWQKIWRSVLVLHCNRRGMQLDKNISYGDLAEQRLDIYRLDTSKSAMSTSELMPILIHIHGGAWVAGKKGQMGRPLIHDMATEGWLVVDIEYRLGPEHRYPAMIEDVLKAIAWVKTHAEEYGGSANFIALTGGSAGGHLSALAGLLDCGERRGLQQGFEEVDTRVQAIVPFYGRYDFLDRFNIINDPKIKQFMIDKVMPVGPIDAGEQLWRQASPIDHVAGHFPPCLLIHGSSDCMIDVAEANAFVDAQRPLSTAPFYFVTVPGAQHAFDLGYCLQAEAVNTLTQYFLKDCYRQFVSSTSFEKS, from the coding sequence ATGATTTTTGCCTTAGCGTGTGTTCTTTTGTTGCTGTCTTTATCTTCGGTTGTTTCACTGAAATACCGTCAGCTTAAGGTGTGGTCAGCGCTGTATTGGTTGCTGGCGGTCACAGGGCAATTGTTTGCGTTGCCGATTTTAATCATAGCATTAAGCCTGTTTTTAACTGGAAGAGATCAGCCTGGTGTAGCAATTGTTTCTGCAGTAACTGCACTGGCAGCTTCGTTGAGTTTGCTAAAGCAGTTGCAGGTTCGCAAGGCGGTTGCGACCTTTGCTGAAGACTTGGGAATTGCTACTCGCAGGGACTTTTATTATTCCTGGCAGAAAATCTGGCGCTCTGTGTTGGTATTGCACTGTAACCGTCGTGGAATGCAGCTCGATAAAAATATCAGCTACGGTGACTTGGCTGAGCAGCGCTTGGATATATACCGTCTAGACACTAGTAAGAGTGCTATGAGTACCTCTGAGCTAATGCCAATCTTGATTCACATTCATGGCGGCGCCTGGGTGGCAGGCAAAAAAGGGCAGATGGGGCGCCCATTAATACACGATATGGCCACCGAGGGTTGGCTAGTCGTAGATATTGAATATCGGCTGGGGCCGGAACACCGCTATCCGGCAATGATAGAGGATGTGTTAAAAGCCATTGCCTGGGTGAAGACTCATGCGGAAGAGTATGGTGGCAGCGCTAACTTCATTGCTCTTACAGGTGGATCGGCAGGGGGGCATTTGAGCGCTTTAGCTGGATTGTTAGATTGTGGTGAGCGGCGGGGGTTGCAGCAAGGTTTTGAGGAAGTAGATACCCGGGTTCAGGCTATTGTGCCTTTTTATGGCCGCTACGATTTTCTGGACCGTTTTAACATCATTAATGATCCCAAAATCAAACAATTTATGATTGATAAAGTGATGCCTGTTGGGCCCATTGATGCGGGTGAACAACTGTGGCGTCAGGCCTCGCCCATTGATCATGTTGCTGGGCATTTTCCGCCCTGTTTGCTTATTCACGGTAGCTCAGATTGCATGATAGATGTGGCGGAGGCCAATGCGTTTGTTGATGCTCAGCGCCCTTTGAGTACAGCCCCTTTTTATTTTGTAACGGTGCCGGGAGCACAGCATGCCTTTGATTTGGGCTATTGCCTGCAGGCGGAGGCGGTTAATACATTAACACAGTATTTTTTGAAAGATTGTTATCGGCAGTTTGTCAGCTCGACCTCGTTTGAAAAGTCGTAA
- a CDS encoding patatin-like phospholipase family protein, with amino-acid sequence MIKFPISSRWSRLESALATAGTYDEWRELAGQLDELSGANKWKASIDSEYFDANQISMRYRRMQDCLDNGDYEELLFTLNEGIHGNMAGMGSAALYSRARFGTKQLIVDFVELIASALRRLVDAPEAVISKEQKRNFFRRASHCYGRSALSLSGGAGLIYFHHGVVDALLAEDLLPRVISGASAGSWVCAQIGTLSDRELNGYFKNKRYDGRFFKFSELIRERSSQVVASARDDMIDSFVGDMSFEEAYEHTGRHINISIAPHEKHQKSRLMNAMTSPNVTIRSAVKASSSPSGLAPPVQLEAKDSRGRLKAYLPGRYWVDGSTADDLPFKRLARLYGVNHFIVSMINPAGLLANMEPGFSSQENIFRSVKRVYFSALKESVRNVRRFSSKTAITSSIDYMLSSFYQVLDQSYAGDIDITLSLKHLRLRNLLYQYANDGEIEAIYRGGLEASWPKLEQIRMASLISKEIDNCLERLEIDAIHQAGHDALLHHPLL; translated from the coding sequence ATGATTAAATTCCCCATTAGTAGTAGATGGTCGCGTCTGGAATCTGCATTGGCGACGGCGGGAACCTATGATGAATGGCGAGAGTTGGCCGGACAGCTTGACGAGCTGTCTGGTGCGAATAAATGGAAAGCTAGCATCGATAGTGAATATTTTGATGCCAACCAGATTAGTATGCGTTATCGGCGTATGCAGGATTGCTTGGACAACGGCGACTATGAAGAACTCCTGTTTACCTTGAATGAAGGTATTCACGGCAATATGGCCGGTATGGGAAGTGCGGCGCTATATTCCCGGGCGCGCTTTGGCACCAAACAGTTGATTGTAGACTTTGTCGAGCTTATCGCCAGTGCCCTGCGGCGTTTGGTTGACGCCCCGGAAGCCGTTATCAGCAAAGAGCAAAAGCGCAATTTTTTTCGCCGTGCCAGCCATTGTTATGGACGTTCAGCGCTTAGCTTAAGCGGTGGGGCGGGGTTGATTTATTTTCATCATGGCGTTGTTGACGCTCTGCTGGCTGAGGACCTGTTGCCCAGAGTGATTTCTGGTGCCAGTGCTGGCTCCTGGGTATGTGCTCAAATTGGCACCCTGAGTGACAGGGAGCTAAATGGTTATTTTAAAAACAAGCGATACGATGGCCGATTTTTTAAATTCAGTGAGCTGATTCGGGAGCGTTCAAGCCAGGTTGTGGCATCGGCGAGAGACGATATGATCGATTCTTTTGTGGGTGATATGAGCTTTGAAGAGGCCTATGAGCATACTGGGCGGCATATTAATATCTCGATAGCGCCCCATGAGAAACATCAAAAATCACGATTAATGAACGCGATGACGTCGCCTAATGTCACCATTCGGTCAGCGGTAAAAGCATCATCGTCGCCCAGTGGATTGGCACCACCGGTGCAGTTGGAAGCCAAGGATTCGCGCGGTCGACTGAAGGCGTATTTGCCTGGGCGTTATTGGGTAGATGGCTCCACCGCCGATGATCTGCCGTTTAAGCGCCTGGCACGTTTATATGGCGTTAATCATTTTATTGTCAGCATGATTAACCCAGCAGGTTTGCTAGCTAACATGGAGCCTGGCTTCTCAAGTCAAGAGAATATTTTTCGCTCGGTGAAGCGAGTTTATTTCTCGGCATTAAAGGAGTCGGTCAGAAACGTACGGCGTTTTTCTTCAAAAACGGCCATTACTTCGTCGATTGATTACATGCTTTCAAGTTTCTACCAAGTGCTTGATCAATCCTATGCCGGGGATATTGATATTACCCTGAGTTTAAAACATCTTCGTCTTCGCAATCTGCTGTATCAGTATGCCAATGACGGTGAAATAGAGGCGATATACCGGGGGGGATTAGAAGCGAGTTGGCCAAAGTTAGAACAGATTCGCATGGCGAGTTTGATCAGTAAGGAGATCGACAATTGTCTTGAGCGGCTGGAGATTGATGCCATACATCAAGCTGGCCACGATGCCTTGCTTCATCACCCGCTATTGTAA
- a CDS encoding sigma 54-interacting transcriptional regulator: MSRLMVVDDNKDILHLLKMRLQSSGHTVETAESAEQALAFVPTFQPQLVITDLRMDGMDGMALFEKLKFNQPSLPIIIITAHGSIPHAIEATKRGAFSYFTKPFDSNALLEEVDKALSLAGNKDNQGNGNESSAFAEIVTRNADVLEALQQANMVAASEASVLIQSESGTGKELLACAIHKASPRADKPFVALNCSSVPDSLLESELFGHVKGAFTGANRDHQGLIQAAEGGTLFLDEVGDMPLEFQVKLLRVLQEREVRPVGSTGSKPIDVRVICATHRDLEALIEEGSFREDLYYRLNVVQLELPALRARRDDIPLLAQHFLEQLSPKGKAPRHFSAEAMEALASASWPGNIRQLRNVVEQTMVLSHTTVIPEALVKRALKKDDGEIVPFADARDHFERDYLVEVLHITAGNVTQAAQLARRNRTEFYRLLRRHHLDPHSFRGQPSARQTL; the protein is encoded by the coding sequence GTGTCAAGGTTAATGGTCGTTGACGATAATAAGGATATTCTTCACTTATTAAAAATGCGCCTGCAGTCATCAGGTCACACCGTTGAAACAGCCGAGAGTGCGGAGCAGGCCTTGGCTTTTGTACCGACGTTTCAACCGCAACTGGTCATTACCGACCTGCGTATGGACGGTATGGATGGCATGGCATTATTTGAAAAACTCAAATTTAACCAGCCATCGCTACCTATCATCATCATTACCGCTCACGGCTCCATTCCCCACGCAATAGAAGCGACAAAACGCGGCGCCTTTAGTTACTTTACCAAACCCTTTGATAGCAACGCGCTGTTAGAAGAAGTCGACAAGGCACTGTCGCTGGCTGGCAATAAAGACAACCAGGGAAACGGTAACGAGTCATCTGCCTTCGCCGAAATCGTTACCCGCAATGCCGATGTACTCGAAGCGCTTCAGCAAGCAAATATGGTAGCGGCCAGCGAAGCCAGTGTACTCATCCAGAGCGAAAGCGGCACCGGCAAAGAGTTACTTGCCTGCGCCATACACAAAGCAAGCCCCAGAGCGGATAAACCCTTTGTGGCTCTGAACTGCAGCTCGGTACCCGACTCATTGCTTGAATCAGAATTATTCGGCCATGTTAAAGGCGCGTTTACCGGCGCAAACCGAGACCACCAAGGTTTAATCCAGGCAGCAGAAGGCGGCACATTATTCTTGGATGAGGTGGGCGACATGCCACTGGAGTTTCAAGTCAAGCTGCTACGGGTATTACAAGAGCGAGAAGTAAGACCTGTCGGCTCTACCGGCAGCAAGCCTATTGATGTGCGTGTCATCTGCGCAACCCATCGAGATCTGGAAGCCTTAATAGAAGAAGGCAGCTTTCGCGAGGACCTCTACTACCGGTTAAATGTCGTCCAGCTAGAGCTCCCCGCCCTACGTGCCCGCAGAGACGACATCCCCCTACTTGCCCAGCATTTTCTGGAACAGCTCTCCCCAAAAGGGAAAGCCCCACGGCATTTCTCCGCTGAAGCCATGGAAGCCCTAGCGTCTGCGTCTTGGCCAGGCAACATCCGTCAACTCCGCAACGTAGTAGAACAAACCATGGTGCTTTCCCACACCACCGTCATTCCTGAAGCCCTGGTCAAACGCGCGCTAAAAAAAGACGACGGCGAAATCGTCCCCTTTGCCGATGCCCGTGACCACTTTGAGCGGGACTACCTCGTTGAAGTCCTCCATATCACCGCTGGCAACGTCACCCAGGCCGCACAACTCGCCCGCCGCAACCGCACCGAATTTTATCGCTTGCTCCGTCGCCACCACCTAGACCCCCACAGCTTTAGAGGTCAACCCAGCGCCAGACAAACCCTTTGA
- a CDS encoding SDR family NAD(P)-dependent oxidoreductase, whose amino-acid sequence MALLDNKVAIITGAGRGLGEAYAKSLAEHGAAVVVNDLGKNESGEFLAEHVAQTIIANGGKAAANTADIATMAGGASLLETALEAFGSADILINNAGILRDKSFLKLTEADWDSVLGVNLKGMFTVTQPVFAWMKENGGGVIVNTSSTSGLVGNFGQLNYAAAKAGVFGMSNVLTIEGAKAGIRVWTLAPAATSALTAPLMNDEQKQLLDPAHVAEAMLYMVSDLSGQKTGHCLFASGQSIRELKLVSAEGIRGRGENGDLTAEGIAAASDAIFLDAPSLTIHDFAK is encoded by the coding sequence ATGGCCCTTCTGGACAATAAAGTTGCGATTATCACTGGCGCTGGCCGCGGCCTTGGCGAAGCCTATGCAAAATCTCTTGCCGAACACGGTGCCGCTGTTGTAGTTAACGATTTAGGTAAAAATGAAAGCGGTGAATTCCTGGCAGAACACGTTGCGCAAACTATTATTGCCAACGGCGGCAAAGCGGCGGCAAACACTGCCGATATTGCAACAATGGCTGGCGGCGCCTCCTTATTAGAAACAGCACTAGAGGCTTTTGGCTCAGCAGATATTCTTATTAATAACGCCGGTATTTTACGGGATAAAAGCTTTCTAAAGCTCACCGAGGCCGACTGGGACAGCGTTTTAGGTGTCAACCTTAAAGGCATGTTTACTGTCACCCAACCAGTTTTTGCCTGGATGAAAGAGAACGGCGGCGGCGTTATTGTGAACACCAGTTCCACCTCTGGCCTGGTGGGCAATTTTGGCCAACTGAATTACGCAGCAGCTAAGGCTGGGGTATTCGGCATGTCCAATGTATTGACCATTGAGGGTGCCAAAGCGGGTATCCGGGTTTGGACCCTAGCTCCTGCCGCTACGTCGGCCTTGACCGCACCTTTAATGAACGACGAACAAAAGCAATTGTTAGACCCGGCCCACGTCGCGGAAGCAATGCTCTATATGGTTAGCGATCTCTCTGGCCAAAAAACCGGCCACTGCCTATTCGCCTCGGGCCAGAGTATCAGGGAGTTAAAGCTGGTATCTGCTGAAGGCATTCGCGGTCGTGGTGAAAACGGTGATTTGACTGCCGAAGGCATTGCCGCAGCAAGCGACGCAATCTTTCTAGATGCACCGAGCTTAACCATTCACGATTTCGCCAAATAA
- a CDS encoding cell wall metabolism sensor histidine kinase WalK yields the protein MKIPRQILQQLQGFVVSSRWLSVYPHSMARLVSLGLLTLVLMLVVALALAGVYLERATTKGQKAVIFSTQAVQYSLALSDLTKDMERSARVYQVLGNDSLLASYSQFRSQLQVTAKQLSGLDLPEAIKAQITALLTLEQDAFAIISTAKPGSEAASQAIESFTTIRDIARTLISVNSREVEIRVNEMKATARSTRQTLLWEGLAAILLVSAVAIFVIPPLVRYIRELDQSILQIGRGNLDREISLQGPKDIRDLGARLEWLRRQLLLLETQKQHFLRHFSHELKTPLASLREGACLLADGVAGPINQEQEEVCAILQRNCSSLQQNIEDLLKYSVSMQPFQAYDYQQIRLDEQITGVTREHNLHIRAKELIIKTNLEAVTILEDAGKITTVLDNLLSNAVKFSPLRGQIDIHLWQDSNRAIVEVTDQGPGIDEEEKERIFDAFYKVRNPENRDVEGSGLGLSIAKQYANAHGGDIEVIHYPHGARLRLTLPLQPKLQ from the coding sequence TTGAAAATACCACGACAAATACTGCAACAGCTTCAAGGCTTTGTGGTTTCCAGTCGCTGGTTATCCGTCTACCCACACTCAATGGCACGCTTGGTCTCACTCGGCTTGCTGACCTTAGTTTTAATGTTGGTAGTGGCGCTGGCCTTGGCGGGCGTCTACCTGGAGCGCGCCACGACCAAGGGCCAAAAAGCCGTTATTTTCTCAACGCAAGCCGTTCAATATAGTCTTGCGTTATCGGACCTCACCAAAGACATGGAACGCAGTGCCAGAGTCTATCAAGTACTGGGCAACGATAGCCTGCTGGCCAGCTATTCGCAGTTTCGCAGCCAACTGCAAGTTACTGCAAAGCAGCTTAGCGGGCTGGACCTACCCGAAGCCATCAAAGCCCAAATCACAGCATTGCTCACCCTTGAGCAAGACGCCTTTGCGATTATCTCCACCGCGAAACCCGGGTCAGAGGCTGCCAGCCAGGCGATAGAATCCTTTACCACCATTCGCGATATTGCCAGAACCCTCATTTCAGTGAATAGCCGAGAAGTGGAGATTCGCGTCAATGAGATGAAAGCCACCGCTCGCTCTACCCGCCAAACTCTACTCTGGGAGGGCCTGGCCGCCATCCTCCTTGTTAGCGCTGTCGCTATCTTTGTCATACCGCCGTTAGTACGTTACATCCGAGAACTAGACCAAAGCATTTTGCAAATTGGCCGGGGCAACCTGGATAGGGAAATTAGCCTCCAAGGCCCCAAGGATATCCGTGATTTAGGTGCCAGGTTAGAGTGGCTGCGCCGCCAGCTACTGTTACTGGAAACACAAAAACAACATTTTTTACGCCATTTTTCCCACGAGCTAAAAACACCACTGGCCAGTTTACGCGAAGGTGCCTGTCTTCTGGCGGATGGCGTCGCCGGCCCGATCAACCAAGAGCAAGAAGAGGTTTGCGCAATCTTGCAGCGAAATTGCAGTAGTTTGCAGCAAAACATCGAGGATCTGCTCAAATACAGCGTTTCCATGCAACCCTTCCAAGCGTATGACTATCAACAAATTCGCCTTGATGAGCAAATTACCGGCGTCACTAGGGAACACAATCTCCATATTCGTGCCAAAGAACTGATAATTAAGACGAACCTTGAAGCCGTTACGATTTTAGAAGACGCCGGCAAGATCACCACGGTTCTCGATAACCTGCTGTCAAACGCAGTGAAGTTTTCGCCGCTACGCGGGCAGATCGACATTCACTTATGGCAGGACAGTAATCGCGCCATCGTCGAAGTGACCGACCAAGGGCCCGGTATCGACGAAGAAGAAAAAGAACGCATATTTGACGCGTTCTACAAGGTTAGAAACCCTGAAAATAGAGATGTAGAAGGCTCGGGGCTGGGCCTGTCCATCGCCAAACAATATGCCAATGCACATGGAGGAGACATTGAAGTCATCCACTACCCTCACGGAGCCCGGCTCCGACTTACGCTTCCGCTTCAGCCCAAACTTCAGTAA
- a CDS encoding amidohydrolase family protein, which yields MNMDDMVLISVDDHLIEPPNMFDQHTPAKFKGRMPHVVQGPQGEDMWMIGDMPVPNIALNAVAGRRPEEYGFEPTGFAQLRKGTYDVHSRIGDMNVNGQLAGLNFPSFVGVGGQTLEKVQDRELGLAIVRAWNDWHIDEWCGAYPGRFIPVGIVSNWDPIAAAEEVRRIAKKGCYAISFPPNPCLSKLPSLHNPLWDPLWKACSDTGVVVCLHIADASNAVPSIESPVDVMIANMPVSLYATATDLTFSPILRKFPDIRFALSEGGVGWIPHFLERIDYVHERHVWTNQDFGGMKPSELFLKHVYTCFIDDKVGIKVRHDAGLSKMTWECDYPHSDSTWPKAPETLWPSIKDIPDEEIDMITHLNAMKAFQFDPFKHMKKEDCTVGALRAQASDVDLSFTNTEGKGVPPAQHTGPVTFGDVTGQLSKMLDVGAKS from the coding sequence ATGAATATGGACGATATGGTCCTGATCAGCGTCGACGATCACTTGATTGAACCGCCAAACATGTTTGATCAACACACCCCTGCCAAATTTAAAGGCCGCATGCCCCACGTTGTGCAAGGCCCACAGGGTGAAGATATGTGGATGATTGGCGACATGCCGGTGCCCAATATTGCCCTTAACGCCGTTGCTGGCCGCCGCCCTGAAGAATACGGCTTTGAACCCACCGGTTTTGCCCAGCTTCGCAAAGGCACCTATGACGTGCATTCTCGTATTGGCGACATGAACGTCAACGGGCAACTTGCAGGCCTGAACTTTCCCTCCTTTGTTGGGGTTGGCGGTCAGACACTAGAAAAAGTACAGGATCGCGAGCTCGGCCTTGCCATTGTTCGCGCCTGGAATGACTGGCATATCGATGAGTGGTGCGGTGCTTACCCCGGTCGCTTCATTCCTGTAGGTATTGTCAGTAACTGGGACCCTATTGCCGCTGCAGAAGAAGTACGCCGCATTGCCAAAAAAGGCTGCTACGCCATTTCTTTCCCGCCCAACCCTTGTTTGAGTAAGCTTCCCAGCCTGCACAACCCATTATGGGATCCATTATGGAAAGCCTGTAGCGATACCGGGGTTGTTGTCTGCCTGCATATTGCCGACGCGTCAAACGCCGTACCGTCAATAGAGTCGCCTGTTGATGTCATGATCGCTAACATGCCGGTTTCCTTATATGCGACCGCAACCGACCTGACATTCTCGCCCATTCTGCGTAAATTCCCAGACATCCGTTTTGCTTTGTCAGAAGGTGGCGTAGGCTGGATTCCGCATTTCCTTGAGCGTATTGACTATGTTCATGAGCGCCATGTTTGGACCAACCAGGACTTTGGCGGCATGAAGCCAAGCGAACTGTTCCTTAAACACGTTTACACCTGCTTCATTGACGATAAAGTCGGCATCAAAGTACGCCACGATGCGGGCCTGTCAAAAATGACCTGGGAGTGTGACTACCCCCACTCAGACTCAACCTGGCCAAAGGCGCCAGAAACACTGTGGCCCAGTATCAAAGACATTCCAGATGAAGAGATCGACATGATCACGCATTTGAATGCCATGAAGGCCTTCCAGTTTGACCCCTTCAAACACATGAAGAAAGAAGACTGCACTGTCGGTGCGCTGCGAGCCCAGGCCAGTGATGTCGACCTGAGCTTCACCAATACTGAAGGTAAAGGAGTTCCCCCCGCTCAGCATACGGGTCCTGTTACCTTTGGCGACGTTACCGGTCAATTAAGCAAAATGCTGGACGTCGGTGCCAAGAGCTAA